From Spirochaetota bacterium, the proteins below share one genomic window:
- the gltX gene encoding glutamate--tRNA ligase: MRFRFAPSPTGYLHIGNVRTAIYNYLISKKYNASFVLRIEDTDMERSSRESEQSILDDLKWLGIEWNEGPDVGGDFGPYRQSERFNIYKEYTERLIRDGKAYYCYCTQEELDIMRRESLLRNDDPVYQGRCRELSNNEKKKFEAEGRKPSVRFRLPKEETIIINDIIKGRVLFDSENIGGDFIITRPDGIPVYNYIVTIDDALMKISHVIRGEDHLSNTPKQMLIAHALNLPIPRYAHHALVLGPDKSKLSKRHGITSVNMYRRNGYLPEAIVNYLAILGWTSKSGEEIMPIDEIIKEIDIEDLSNKPAVFDFQKLKWINGHYIRNSPLNDITELSLPFIMDEGYCLDETDKDWLQKVISLLQGKCDLLSDISNLAGIFLKDVQEPDEEADELLNQEESKIIIEKLYTIISDDLDMNNFANDLINRIKENTSIKGKKLFMPLRAVLTGKLKGPELDKAIELIGFAKSKERISYFYDKYANK, encoded by the coding sequence ATGAGATTTAGATTTGCTCCCAGCCCAACAGGCTATCTTCATATAGGCAACGTCAGAACAGCGATATACAACTACCTAATATCAAAAAAATACAATGCTTCTTTTGTGTTAAGGATTGAAGATACTGATATGGAGAGGAGTAGCAGGGAATCTGAGCAATCCATTCTGGATGATCTTAAATGGCTCGGTATAGAATGGAATGAGGGCCCGGATGTTGGAGGAGATTTTGGCCCCTATAGACAATCAGAGAGATTTAATATTTATAAAGAGTATACGGAGAGGCTGATTAGGGATGGGAAAGCGTATTACTGCTATTGCACACAGGAAGAGCTGGATATCATGAGAAGAGAATCCCTCTTGAGAAATGATGATCCTGTTTACCAGGGAAGGTGCAGGGAGTTGAGTAATAATGAAAAGAAAAAATTTGAGGCTGAGGGACGGAAACCCTCTGTTAGATTTAGGTTGCCTAAGGAAGAGACTATTATTATAAACGATATTATTAAGGGTAGAGTCTTATTTGATAGTGAAAATATAGGAGGCGATTTTATTATCACAAGGCCTGATGGCATCCCTGTTTATAATTATATAGTCACCATTGATGATGCACTGATGAAAATCTCACATGTGATAAGAGGAGAGGATCACCTATCAAACACACCCAAGCAGATGCTGATTGCCCATGCGTTAAATCTTCCGATTCCGAGGTATGCCCATCATGCATTAGTTTTAGGTCCTGACAAATCCAAACTGAGCAAAAGGCATGGGATAACATCCGTGAATATGTATAGAAGAAATGGCTATCTTCCTGAGGCAATAGTAAACTATCTTGCTATTCTGGGATGGACATCTAAAAGCGGAGAGGAGATTATGCCCATTGATGAGATTATTAAGGAGATTGACATTGAGGATCTCTCAAATAAACCGGCTGTGTTTGATTTTCAGAAGTTAAAATGGATAAATGGGCACTATATCCGCAATTCTCCATTAAATGATATAACTGAACTCTCCTTACCCTTTATCATGGATGAGGGGTATTGTCTTGATGAAACGGATAAAGACTGGCTACAAAAGGTTATCTCCCTTCTGCAAGGGAAATGCGATCTACTATCAGACATATCAAATCTTGCAGGAATCTTCCTGAAGGATGTTCAGGAACCGGATGAAGAGGCGGATGAGCTTCTCAATCAGGAGGAGTCAAAGATCATTATTGAGAAGTTATATACCATTATTTCAGATGATCTCGACATGAACAACTTTGCTAATGATTTAATTAACAGAATTAAAGAAAATACATCTATTAAGGGGAAAAAGCTCTTTATGCCGCTACGAGCTGTTTTAACAGGAAAATTAAAGGGGCCAGAACTTGATAAAGCAATAGAACTCATCGGTTTTGCTAAATCTAAGGAGAGGATATCATATTTCTATGATAAATACGCAAATAAATAA
- the thiL gene encoding thiamine-phosphate kinase, which translates to MINTQINNEWQLLDKIKETIEAKNSINSDHIVKSIGDDCAAFRLGNNRIGLITTDISIESIHFNLDLSSPEEIGFKAIMGGISDITAMGGESKLAFISIGIPVILSQEYVLRIYDGMIDAANRASVLLVGGDTSRSRELIINITIYGEVDENRIINRNSARDGDIIYITGHIGDSRAGMEILESKSIENREAYKILIERHTRPIARFDIIDEIIQIFNPTSMIDISDGLLSDLRHICNESLGGFIIEEEAIPLSKELLKFFTHRDDSVYEYALSSGEEYELLFTSPKELTNTMKININNIPINPIGRITDKGFYIMRKNALKEVQITGYNHFK; encoded by the coding sequence ATGATAAATACGCAAATAAATAATGAATGGCAGCTTCTCGATAAAATAAAAGAGACCATTGAAGCAAAGAACTCAATTAATTCAGACCATATAGTCAAGTCAATCGGTGATGACTGCGCTGCCTTTCGGTTAGGCAACAACAGAATAGGTCTAATAACCACTGACATTAGCATTGAATCAATACACTTTAATCTAGATTTGAGTTCACCCGAAGAGATAGGATTTAAGGCGATTATGGGAGGCATCTCTGATATCACTGCTATGGGAGGCGAATCAAAACTGGCATTTATCTCAATCGGAATACCGGTTATCCTAAGCCAGGAGTATGTGTTGAGGATTTATGATGGAATGATAGATGCTGCCAATAGGGCTAGCGTATTACTGGTTGGGGGCGACACGTCAAGATCAAGGGAGTTAATTATAAATATTACTATCTACGGTGAAGTTGATGAGAACAGAATAATAAATAGAAACAGCGCAAGGGATGGGGACATCATTTATATCACTGGACATATTGGAGATTCAAGAGCAGGAATGGAAATTTTGGAATCTAAAAGCATAGAGAATAGAGAAGCCTACAAGATCCTAATTGAAAGACATACAAGGCCAATCGCCAGATTTGATATAATAGACGAGATCATCCAGATATTTAATCCAACCTCAATGATAGATATATCAGATGGTCTGCTTTCCGATTTAAGGCATATATGCAATGAAAGCCTTGGTGGATTTATAATTGAAGAAGAGGCTATCCCGCTATCAAAGGAACTCCTTAAATTTTTTACTCATAGAGATGATAGCGTATATGAATATGCGCTGAGTAGCGGAGAGGAATATGAACTGCTCTTCACATCCCCAAAAGAGCTAACCAATACAATGAAGATAAATATAAATAATATACCCATAAATCCTATTGGAAGGATTACAGACAAGGGCTTTTATATTATGAGAAAGAATGCACTCAAGGAAGTTCAGATCACCGGTTATAATCACTTCAAATAA
- a CDS encoding transglutaminase-like domain-containing protein — MLLLIYQRKPKSLLLVTIMLYILVFFQYSVLAINTSLYSVKLNKYSAEVYNEKTSRYMLSSSSPIFQLPNTPFQRIIKWDKKSILLISGKLNTNEVSTVLPMYLTNTRFLNINSPEIVELSRKFRNSKEVIRDVEGFVCNHIKRKIFGIPLLPALQILESRSGDCTEHTILTIAILRSLKIPCRAIIGMILCKDFQGHKNVFVYHMWAEAYKDGDWLLIDSTRPGKKFHNRYISFSYHHLKTEMPLSCLKAVSGIKNLSVEYINRSIEKQQNMDFY, encoded by the coding sequence ATGCTCCTTCTGATTTATCAGCGAAAACCAAAAAGCCTTCTCCTCGTCACAATAATGCTATACATCCTTGTATTTTTCCAATATTCTGTCTTAGCAATCAATACATCCCTCTATTCTGTCAAGCTCAATAAATATTCAGCGGAAGTATATAATGAGAAGACATCCAGGTATATGCTTTCCTCATCAAGTCCCATATTTCAATTGCCCAATACACCATTTCAAAGAATTATTAAATGGGATAAGAAATCAATTCTGCTAATATCAGGGAAACTCAACACCAATGAGGTATCAACTGTTTTGCCGATGTATCTTACAAATACAAGGTTCTTAAATATCAACAGCCCGGAAATAGTGGAACTTAGCAGAAAATTTCGAAATTCAAAGGAAGTTATAAGGGATGTGGAGGGATTTGTCTGCAATCATATCAAGCGAAAGATATTCGGGATTCCCCTGCTTCCTGCTTTACAGATACTCGAAAGCAGATCAGGGGACTGCACAGAGCATACTATACTGACAATAGCTATCCTACGCTCACTCAAGATTCCATGCCGCGCCATCATCGGAATGATTTTATGTAAAGATTTTCAGGGTCATAAAAATGTATTTGTCTATCATATGTGGGCAGAGGCATATAAGGATGGGGATTGGCTTTTAATAGACTCTACAAGACCTGGAAAAAAATTCCACAATCGATACATTTCATTCTCCTATCATCACCTAAAAACTGAAATGCCTCTATCCTGCTTAAAGGCTGTTTCAGGGATAAAGAATCTATCAGTTGAGTATATTAATAGATCAATAGAGAAGCAACAAAACATGGATTTTTATTAA
- a CDS encoding glutamine--tRNA ligase/YqeY domain fusion protein, with amino-acid sequence MATTDSTTTSNFIRDIIDQDLKLNKNEGRVVTRFPPEPNGYLHIGHAKSICLNFGLASQYKGICNLRFDDTNPCKEEVEYVESIKSDIHWLGFDWNERLFHASDYFELLYQYAIQLIKRGKAYVCSLSAGEIREYRGTLTEPGRESPYRNRSVEENLNLFTRMRSGEFEDGAHVLRAKIDMASPNLSMRDPTIYRIRRVTHHRTGDTWPIYPMYDFTHCLSDSIEGITHSICTLEFENNRPLYDWVLDELDVKCHPQQIEFARLNLSHTIMSKRKLLELVELGIVTGWDDPRMPTLAGLKRRGYTPESIRYFCERIGVAKRESIVDMAMLEHCIREDLNKRASRVMAVLRPIKLIIDNYPEGEEEELDAVNNPEDISTGSRKIPFSRILYIEQEDFRENPPKKYFRLAPGHEVRLQHAYYIKCVKIIKDEKTDKVIEIHCTYDPETRGGWSKDGRKVKGTLHWVSATHSIPATIRLYDHLFTKPDPLDERDNSDYKQYLNPNSLETLVSCHVEPSLAEAKPGSSYQFLRQGYFCVDSIDSTPESLVFNRTVSLRDSWIGRVKD; translated from the coding sequence ATGGCCACAACTGATTCAACTACCACCTCAAACTTTATTCGCGACATAATTGATCAGGACCTGAAGCTGAATAAGAATGAAGGCAGGGTTGTAACCCGATTCCCACCTGAACCCAATGGATATCTTCACATTGGACATGCCAAGTCCATCTGTCTCAACTTTGGCCTCGCTAGTCAATACAAGGGCATATGCAATTTACGTTTTGATGACACAAATCCATGCAAGGAGGAGGTTGAATATGTAGAATCAATCAAGTCAGATATTCATTGGCTTGGATTTGATTGGAATGAGCGACTCTTCCACGCCTCAGATTACTTTGAACTACTATATCAGTATGCTATTCAGTTAATAAAAAGGGGCAAGGCCTATGTCTGTAGTCTGAGCGCTGGGGAGATCAGGGAATACCGCGGCACACTAACGGAACCTGGTCGTGAGAGTCCCTATCGCAATCGCTCTGTGGAAGAGAACCTGAACCTTTTTACTCGCATGCGATCAGGGGAATTCGAGGATGGCGCTCATGTTTTAAGAGCAAAAATTGATATGGCTTCCCCAAATTTAAGCATGCGTGATCCGACAATATACCGCATTCGGCGGGTGACACATCATAGAACAGGCGACACATGGCCCATTTATCCAATGTATGATTTCACACACTGCCTTTCGGATTCTATCGAAGGCATCACACATTCTATCTGCACCCTGGAATTTGAAAACAATCGCCCCTTGTACGATTGGGTGCTCGATGAATTGGATGTAAAGTGTCATCCACAGCAGATAGAATTTGCACGCCTAAATCTCAGCCACACCATAATGAGCAAGCGAAAGCTGCTGGAGTTGGTGGAACTGGGGATAGTAACTGGATGGGATGATCCCAGGATGCCTACACTGGCAGGTTTAAAAAGACGAGGCTATACACCAGAATCGATCCGATACTTTTGTGAACGCATTGGGGTTGCCAAAAGAGAGAGCATAGTTGATATGGCCATGCTGGAGCACTGCATACGCGAAGATCTAAACAAACGAGCTTCACGTGTTATGGCCGTATTGCGCCCGATCAAGCTGATTATTGACAACTATCCTGAAGGGGAAGAAGAAGAACTGGATGCTGTAAACAATCCTGAGGATATCAGCACAGGTTCGAGGAAGATACCCTTCTCACGCATTCTCTACATCGAACAAGAGGATTTTCGTGAAAATCCACCAAAAAAATACTTCCGCCTAGCCCCTGGCCACGAGGTGCGGTTGCAACATGCTTATTATATCAAGTGTGTAAAAATAATCAAGGATGAAAAAACAGATAAAGTGATAGAGATTCACTGCACATATGATCCTGAGACACGAGGAGGTTGGTCTAAGGATGGAAGAAAGGTAAAAGGGACATTACACTGGGTCTCTGCTACTCATTCTATACCAGCAACAATCCGTTTGTACGATCATCTCTTTACTAAACCAGATCCTCTAGATGAAAGAGATAATTCTGATTATAAACAATATTTGAATCCGAATTCATTAGAGACACTAGTCTCATGCCATGTTGAACCGAGTCTTGCAGAAGCCAAACCTGGAAGCAGTTACCAATTCCTGAGACAGGGCTATTTCTGTGTTGATTCAATTGACTCAACTCCTGAATCCCTTGTATTTAATCGAACGGTGTCCCTCCGCGATTCCTGGATTGGAAGGGTTAAGGATTGA
- a CDS encoding TRAP transporter TatT component family protein codes for MKLKNSYVRALSVCLAFVFLLGITGCGSTSKASRGWILSDIVAEPNFDDLMNAIMDVRSSRMVKEGLAGDAVLLTAVTELAPKSRRLLTICSMLYVAYGLLVEDEDPDYAKELYSIGESYGWRAIKRNGKIRKGLEKGEKLHALVKHAKDEDIDAVLFLGANIGLKLFLSMDDLTAIMAMADVIALFKKALELDPEYFFGFGKLFMALYCCMMPTMIDPDGGPENALKWFEKVEAQNKGNFLVVDAFKARFYATLIKDEEMFDRLIKRTLETDSSVMKGGYLLNEVAKIKARVFLKEKYKWF; via the coding sequence ATGAAGTTAAAGAATTCTTATGTTAGGGCATTGAGTGTCTGTTTGGCATTTGTCTTTTTATTGGGAATTACGGGGTGTGGGTCAACGAGTAAGGCAAGTAGGGGGTGGATATTAAGTGATATTGTTGCTGAGCCCAATTTTGATGATCTGATGAATGCAATAATGGATGTAAGAAGCAGCCGAATGGTCAAAGAGGGGCTTGCAGGAGATGCGGTTCTTCTTACAGCTGTTACTGAACTTGCACCCAAGAGTAGAAGGCTATTAACAATATGTTCCATGCTTTACGTTGCCTATGGCCTATTGGTTGAGGATGAGGATCCTGATTACGCTAAGGAACTATACTCCATTGGCGAGTCCTATGGATGGAGGGCTATTAAGCGCAATGGCAAGATTCGAAAGGGGCTTGAGAAGGGAGAAAAGCTTCATGCCCTTGTAAAACATGCTAAGGATGAAGATATCGATGCTGTATTATTTTTAGGAGCAAATATCGGTTTGAAGCTGTTTTTATCAATGGATGATTTGACTGCAATTATGGCTATGGCGGATGTTATTGCTCTGTTTAAGAAGGCATTAGAGCTTGATCCAGAATATTTCTTCGGTTTCGGAAAGCTTTTCATGGCCCTATATTGTTGTATGATGCCTACGATGATTGATCCCGATGGCGGACCTGAGAATGCGCTGAAGTGGTTTGAAAAGGTCGAAGCTCAGAATAAAGGCAATTTCCTTGTGGTTGATGCCTTTAAGGCGAGGTTTTATGCTACCCTAATCAAGGATGAGGAGATGTTTGACAGACTCATTAAAAGAACACTTGAGACTGATTCATCAGTTATGAAGGGTGGATATCTCTTAAATGAAGTTGCTAAGATAAAGGCCAGGGTATTCTTAAAAGAGAAATATAAGTGGTTTTAA
- a CDS encoding TRAP transporter large permease subunit, with protein MGVILVFLAIVFVLLLILIGTPLFGVIGGLTLYFFTSIDLSTNAIITEISKISRAPGIIALPLFTFTGYLLAESKASERMIRLSSAFLSWLPGGMAVVVLVAGSIFTALTGANALAIIAIGGLLLPALIKSGFEEDFSLGLVTTSGSLGLLFVPSLPIIIYALISQVDTVLLFIAGVLPGSLLVLVLIIYSVWHGHKIKIPTERMSISTILGAINESKWEIPLPFVIVIGIFTGIITVGEAAAVSAAYAIITECFIYRDIGFKKLLDVVVDSMVMVGALMCILGLALGLTNYLIDQQIPQAMMEFIQKHISSKLGFLMALNGFLLIAGCMMDIFSAILVLVPLIAPIADGYGIDPVHLGIVFLSNMTIGYLTPPIGMNLFVASVRFQEPIVRLFRVVIPFFILNILVLLVITYWPKLSLLLIDMMGKRPELLTI; from the coding sequence ATGGGAGTTATTTTAGTATTTTTAGCTATTGTTTTTGTTCTTTTGTTAATATTGATTGGTACCCCTTTGTTTGGAGTAATTGGCGGTTTGACGCTGTACTTTTTCACAAGTATTGATCTAAGCACAAATGCGATTATTACAGAGATCAGTAAAATATCCAGGGCGCCTGGAATAATTGCGCTGCCTCTTTTTACTTTTACAGGTTATCTGTTGGCAGAGAGCAAGGCTTCAGAGAGAATGATAAGATTATCAAGCGCCTTTCTCTCTTGGTTGCCAGGAGGAATGGCAGTGGTTGTTCTGGTTGCAGGTTCCATCTTTACAGCCCTCACAGGCGCAAACGCCCTTGCTATTATTGCCATTGGAGGATTGCTCTTGCCAGCGCTCATAAAGAGCGGTTTTGAGGAGGACTTCTCCTTAGGATTGGTTACAACATCCGGTAGCCTTGGTCTACTCTTTGTTCCGAGTCTGCCGATCATTATCTATGCATTGATATCTCAAGTTGATACTGTGCTATTATTCATTGCAGGTGTTTTGCCTGGTTCATTGTTGGTGTTAGTTCTGATAATATATTCTGTATGGCACGGGCATAAGATAAAGATTCCAACTGAACGGATGTCAATTTCTACGATTTTAGGGGCCATTAATGAATCGAAATGGGAGATACCCCTTCCCTTTGTAATTGTTATTGGAATATTTACCGGAATTATTACTGTTGGAGAGGCAGCCGCTGTTTCCGCAGCTTATGCTATAATTACAGAGTGTTTTATTTATAGAGATATTGGATTCAAGAAGTTATTGGATGTAGTAGTAGACAGCATGGTAATGGTGGGCGCGTTGATGTGTATACTCGGCCTTGCTCTGGGCCTCACGAATTATCTAATAGATCAACAGATTCCTCAGGCGATGATGGAATTTATTCAAAAGCATATTTCCTCTAAGCTGGGTTTTTTAATGGCGTTAAACGGTTTTCTGCTGATTGCAGGATGTATGATGGATATCTTTTCAGCGATACTTGTTCTTGTGCCTCTTATTGCGCCAATTGCCGATGGTTATGGTATTGATCCAGTCCATCTTGGCATAGTCTTCCTATCAAATATGACAATCGGGTATTTGACTCCGCCCATAGGTATGAATCTATTTGTTGCCAGTGTAAGATTTCAAGAACCAATTGTTAGATTATTTAGGGTTGTAATACCATTCTTCATTCTGAATATACTCGTTCTTCTTGTAATTACCTACTGGCCTAAGCTTTCGTTACTATTGATAGATATGATGGGCAAAAGACCGGAATTGTTAACAATATAG
- a CDS encoding TRAP transporter small permease produces MKKILEYVQLADMYLMRLEKLVIYMVLFIMVTMAFGQVVVRNLFQMGFMWVDQVVKVTVIWSTFVGASLTTYYGRHISVDLIAQYTGGRMRTLIDFVTKLIVGVVSGFLFLTAVDYLGILSEYNVSQIVEGVPDWIVMLAVPYFFFITSVRMLIAILTLEKRGDASV; encoded by the coding sequence ATGAAAAAAATTTTAGAGTATGTGCAGTTAGCAGATATGTATCTGATGAGGTTAGAAAAACTCGTCATCTACATGGTATTATTTATTATGGTTACCATGGCTTTTGGACAGGTTGTAGTAAGGAATTTGTTTCAGATGGGATTTATGTGGGTTGATCAGGTTGTCAAGGTTACTGTAATATGGTCTACTTTTGTCGGGGCGTCGCTAACGACATATTATGGTAGGCATATTTCAGTGGATCTAATAGCTCAATATACAGGCGGACGTATGCGAACCCTTATTGATTTTGTTACAAAACTAATTGTGGGAGTAGTCAGTGGGTTTCTATTTTTAACTGCTGTAGATTACCTTGGTATTTTAAGTGAATATAATGTTAGTCAAATTGTAGAAGGTGTGCCTGATTGGATCGTTATGTTAGCAGTTCCTTATTTCTTTTTTATTACATCGGTGAGAATGTTGATAGCGATTTTGACACTTGAGAAGAGAGGGGATGCAAGTGTATAA
- a CDS encoding MmgE/PrpD family protein — protein sequence MGLTKTIAKFIVDTKETDIPSAAYDHSKVAFMDWLAVTMAAKDDPLVEKLIRYADQMGGFEQASIIGHNMKKTVSQATLINGSASHALDYDDTLATFLGHPSVTIFPSILAISEWKEKSGHDFLTAYIIGIKVGATVGMCAGGEHYLIGWHGTSTLGHFASAAACARLLGLNEEQTVNALGIAGTQASGLKRVFGTMCKPFHAGKSSDAGLLSALLAREGFTSADDILEGAHGFFQVLKGQENEDVINTLGKTWEVENIAQKYHASCHATHSPIEAARNIVQKENINLDDIESIKISSSQLSCDAAGKTEVNTGLEGKFSIPYCVANALLRGNTGMQAFTDEKVNDQKIKDLMTKISLVLDDQKLGLESTVEIETKDGRVNSAFSDILQEIPEYEVKKDKIKAKFLDLCSPILGEAKTIEIVEDIFSLENQANMKGFIEKFNV from the coding sequence ATGGGTTTGACTAAGACTATTGCTAAGTTTATTGTTGATACAAAAGAAACCGACATTCCTTCCGCTGCTTATGATCATTCCAAGGTGGCTTTTATGGATTGGCTTGCTGTAACCATGGCGGCTAAGGATGATCCCCTTGTGGAGAAATTGATCCGATATGCGGATCAGATGGGGGGATTTGAGCAGGCTTCAATAATTGGTCATAATATGAAAAAAACCGTTAGTCAGGCCACGCTGATCAATGGATCAGCCTCACATGCTCTTGATTATGATGACACATTAGCGACCTTTTTGGGTCATCCCTCTGTAACCATTTTCCCGTCAATTCTTGCAATATCAGAATGGAAAGAGAAGAGTGGGCATGATTTTTTGACCGCTTATATTATAGGGATAAAAGTAGGAGCAACTGTTGGAATGTGCGCTGGCGGAGAGCATTATTTAATAGGATGGCATGGCACATCCACTCTGGGTCATTTTGCCTCAGCAGCCGCTTGCGCGAGACTTTTGGGGCTTAATGAAGAGCAGACAGTTAATGCGCTTGGTATTGCAGGAACACAGGCCTCTGGACTGAAGAGGGTATTCGGCACAATGTGTAAGCCCTTTCATGCTGGCAAATCATCTGATGCTGGACTCTTATCCGCCCTATTGGCAAGGGAAGGTTTTACAAGCGCTGATGATATTCTCGAAGGAGCACATGGCTTTTTTCAGGTGTTAAAGGGGCAGGAGAATGAGGATGTCATCAATACACTGGGTAAGACATGGGAGGTGGAGAATATAGCCCAGAAATATCATGCATCCTGTCATGCTACCCACTCGCCAATTGAGGCAGCAAGGAATATTGTACAAAAGGAAAACATAAACCTGGATGATATAGAGTCGATAAAGATTAGTTCTTCACAACTTTCGTGTGATGCTGCAGGCAAAACTGAAGTAAATACAGGACTTGAAGGTAAATTCAGCATTCCATATTGTGTGGCCAATGCTCTTTTGAGAGGGAACACTGGAATGCAGGCATTTACTGATGAAAAGGTTAATGACCAGAAAATTAAGGATTTGATGACAAAGATATCACTTGTTTTAGATGACCAAAAACTGGGGCTAGAGTCCACTGTGGAGATAGAGACAAAGGATGGAAGGGTAAATTCGGCTTTTTCTGATATATTACAGGAGATACCAGAATATGAAGTTAAGAAGGATAAGATCAAAGCCAAGTTCCTTGATTTGTGCAGTCCAATTTTGGGTGAGGCGAAAACAATAGAGATCGTTGAAGATATTTTTTCTTTAGAGAATCAGGCAAATATGAAAGGCTTCATTGAAAAGTTCAATGTTTAA